One genomic region from Pyxicephalus adspersus chromosome 1, UCB_Pads_2.0, whole genome shotgun sequence encodes:
- the HIPK1 gene encoding homeodomain-interacting protein kinase 1 isoform X6 → MASQLQVFSPPSVSSSAFSSAKKLKVEPSGWDVTGQGNSNKYYAHSKNLAQGHTSSSHQVANFSLPPYEPNLLIPVTAAEHIVVTAADSTGSGPTTSFQSSQILNHRSNVLLEPYQKCGVKRKSEEVDSNGSVQIIDERPPLMLQNRTAVGAAATTTTVTTKSSSNGEGDYQLVQHEILCSMTNSYEVLEFLGRGTFGQVAKCWKRSTKEIVAIKILKNHPSYARQGQIEVSILSRLSSENADEYNFVRSYECFQHKNHTCLVFEMLEQNLYDFLKQNKFSPLPLKYIRPILQQVATALMKLKSLGLIHADLKPENIMLVDPVRQPYRVKVIDFGSASHVSKAVCSTYLQSRYYRAPEIILGLPFCEAIDMWSLGCVIAELFLGWPLYPGASEYDQIRYISQTQGLPAEYLLSAGTKTSRFFNRDSDVGYPLWRLKTPEEHEIETGIKSKEARKYIFNCLDDMAQVNMSTDLEGTDMLAEKADRREYIDLLKKMLTIDADKRITPIKTLNHPFATMAHLLDFPHSNHVKSCFQNMEICKRRNNMYDTVNQIKSPFTTHVAPNTSTNLTMSFNNQLNTVHNQASVLASSSSASATLSLANSDVSLLNYQSALYPPSAAPVSGVTQQGVPLQPGATQLCTQTDPFQQTFIVCPPAFQAAGLQATSKHSGFPVRMDSSVPIVPQAPAAQSLQIQSGVLTQQAWPGGTQQILLPSAWQQLPGVALHNSVQSTTMIPETIGSNQQLADWRNAHSHGNQYSALMQQPSLLANHVTLAAAQPLNVGVAHVVRQQQNGNVSAKKNKTQQSQNAKTLSALDVIPSQVYSLVGSSPLHPSTSYNTLLPIQEQRQPIVIPDTPSPPVSVITIRSDTDEEEDSKYKPGSSGMKMRSNVISYVTVNDSPDSDSSVGSPYMANHLSSLNGINGVYDIPGNRGTHPQNSSSRTIIVPPLKTQIHGCSLDNQLSAGSLGNTSKAKSSMSSNGQSSGSCISQTGYRSHRVVNGVQPLNLSQNQQSASMGSQERSMNPPPRRQQAYVAPLPSISQAPFTFQHSSPLHSTVHPHLAAAASATSHLTSQPHMYTYAPTSAATLGSTTSIAHLFSPQGSSRHTTYAPHPSTLVHQVPVSVGPSLLTSANVASAQYPHQFATQSYIGASRGSAIYTGYPLSPTNINQYSYL, encoded by the exons ATGGCATCACAGCTGCAGGTGTTCTCCCCTCCTTCAGTATCGTCCAGTGCCTTCTCTAGTGCTAAGAAACTCAAAGTTGAGCCTTCTGGCTGGGATGTTACGGGACAGGGTAATAGCAACAAGTATTACGCACACAGCAAAAACCTTGCTCAAGGGCACACAAGTTCCTCTCACCAGGTAGCCAACTTCAGTCTACCCCCCTACGAGCCAAACCTCCTAATCCCAGTCACTGCAGCAGAGCACATTGTGGTAACTGCTGCAGACAGCACAGGTAGCGGACCTACGACTTCCTTCCAGAGCAGCCAGATACTAAACCATAGAAGTAACGTTTTACTGGAACCCTACCAAAAATGTGGAGTGAAAAGAAAAAGTGAGGAGGTGGACAGCAACGGTAGCGTGCAGATTATTGATGAACGGCCACCTCTAATGCTGCAGAACAGAACCGCGGTGGGTGCAGCTGCCACAACCACCACTGTAACCACTAAAAGCAGTTCTAATGGCGAGGGGGATTACCAGCTTGTTCAACATGAAATCCTGTGTTCCATGACCAACAGCTATGAGGTCTTGGAGTTTTTGGGTCGGGGGACATTCGGCCAAGTGGCAAAATGCTGGAAGCGTAGCACAAAAGAAATTGTTGCCATTAAGATCTTAAAGAACCACCCTTCCTATGCTCGACAAGGTCAAATAGAGGTGAGCATCCTCTCACGCCTGAGCAGTGAAAATGCGGACGAGTACAACTTTGTGCGTTCATATGAGTGCTTCCAGCACAAGAACCACACTTGccttgtttttgaaatgttggaaCAGAACCTTTATGACTTCCTCAAGCAAAACAAGTTCAGTCCTCTTCCATTGAAGTACATTAGACCCATCTTACAGCAGGTGGCCACTGCCCTTATGAAGCTAAAAAGTTTAGGGTTAATACACGCGGACTTAAAGCCCGAAAACATAATGCTTGTTGATCCAGTTCGTCAGCCATACAGAGTGAAAGTGATAGACTTTGGTTCTGCCAGTCATGTATCGAAAGCTGTGTGCTCAACCTACTTACAGTCCCGGTACTACAG ggcACCTGAAATAATTCTTGGGTTACCTTTTTGTGAAGCAATAGACATGTGGTCTTTGGGTTGTGTCATAGCTGAGCTGTTCCTTGGATGGCCTCTCTACCCTGGAGCATCAGAGTACGACCAG ATTAGGTACATCTCTCAGACTCAAGGACTTCCTGCTGAATATCTTCTCAGTGCTGGAACAAAGACCTCGAGATTTTTCAATAGGGATTCAGATGTGGGCTATCCATTGTGGAGACTAAAG ACCCCAGAGGAACACGAAATTGAAACTGGAATCAAATCGAAGGAAGCTCGGAAGTATATCTTTAATTGTTTAGATGACATGGCTCAG GTGAATATGTCTACAGACCTGGAAGGCACAGATATGTTGGCCGAGAAGGCAGATAGAAGGGAATATATAGACTTGCTGAAGAAAATGTTGACCATTGATGCAGATAAGCGGATAACTCCCATAAAAACCTTGAACCATCCATTTGCTACCATGGCCCATCTGTTGGATTTCCCTCACAGTAATCA CGTGAAATCATGTTTCCAGAACATGGAGATCTGTAAACGAAGGAACAACATGTATGATACAGTAAACCAGATTAAGAGTCCCTTCACAACCCATGTTGCTCCCAATACAAGCACAAATCTAACGATGAGCTTCAACAATCAGCTCAACACTGTGCACAACCAG GCTAGTGTATTGGCCTCAAGTTCATCAGCCTCTGCTACACTTTCCCTGGCTAATTCAGATGTCTCTTTGCTGAACTATCAGTCAGCACTTTACCCACCATCTGCAGCTCCTGTATCTGGTGTCACACAGCAAGGTGTCCCTCTACAGCCCGGAGCAACTCAACTCTGCACTCAGACGGATCCATTCCAGCAGACGTTTATTGTTTGTCCTCCAGCATTTCAAG CTGCTGGGCTTCAAGCAACTTCCAAGCATTCCGGATTTCCTGTTCGTATGGACAGTAGCGTTCCCATTGTACCACAAGCTCCTGCTGCTCAATCTCTCCAGATACAGTCGGGTGTTCTGACACAG CAGGCCTGGCCTGGTGGTACACAGCAGATCTTACTGCCATCTGCATGGCAGCAACTTCCTGGTGTGGCCCTTCATAACTCTGTTCAGTCGACAACCATGATTCCTGAAACTATTGGAAGTAACCAGCAGCTTGCAGATTGGAG AAATGCACATTCCCATGGAAACCAATATAGCGCACTGATGCAGCAGCCGTCTTTACTTGCCAACCATGTGACCTTGGCCGCGGCCCAGCCTCTAAACGTGGGGGTTGCGCATGTTGTGCGGCAGCAACAAAATGGAAACGTgtcagcaaagaaaaacaaaacgcAGCAATCACAAAATGCCAA GACCCTATCTGCCTTGGATGTTATCCCATCACAAGTTTATTCACTTGTTGGGAGTAGCCCCCTTCATCCTTCCACTTCATACAACACGCTTCTTCCTATCCAGGAGCAACGCCAACCCATCGTGATTCCAGATACTCCCAGCCCTCCTGTGAGCGTTATCACAATCCGCAGTGACACTGACGAAGAAGAAGATAGCAAGTACAAGCCAGGAAG CTCTGGGATGAAGATGAGATCAAATGTTATAAGTTATGTTACGGTGAATGATTCTCCGGATTCAGACTCCTCTGTCGGTAGTCCATACATGGCCAACCACCTTTCCAGTCTTAATGGCATCAATGGTGTTTATGATATTCCTGGTAACAGAGGCACTCATCCACAGAATTCCAGCTCCCGCACAATTATTGTGCCTCCACTTAAGACTCAGATACATGGTTGCAGCTTGGATAATCAACTGTCAG CAGGTAGTCTTGGCAATACCAGCAAGGCAAAATCTTCCATGTCTTCGAATGGACAATCATCTGGCAGTTGCATTTCTCAGACAGGCTACCGTTCTCATCGTGTGGTAAATGGAGTGCAGCCGCTCAACCTCAGTCAA AACCAGCAATCGGCCTCAATGGGATCCCAAGAGAGAAGCATGAATCCACCTCCTCGAAGGCAACAAGCCTATGTTGCTCCTCTACCATCAATCTCTCAGGCACCATTCACTTTTCAGCACAGCAGCCCCTTGCATTCCACTGTGCACCCCCATCTTGCGGCAGCTGCATCGGCCACCAGCCATCTAACCAGCCAGCCTCACATGTATACCTATGCTCCCACGTCTGCTGCAACCTTGGGTTCAACTACATCTATTGCCCACCTCTTTTCCCCTCAGGGCTCTTCAAGACACACAACTTATGCTCCGCATCCCAGTACTCTCGTGCATCAGGTCCCAGTCAGTGTGGGCCCAAGCTTACTTACCTCTGCCAATGTGGCTTCTGCACAGTATCCACACCAGTTTGCCACCCAGTCATATATTGGTGCATCAAGGGGTTCTGCAATCTACAC
- the HIPK1 gene encoding homeodomain-interacting protein kinase 1 isoform X3, with amino-acid sequence MASQLQVFSPPSVSSSAFSSAKKLKVEPSGWDVTGQGNSNKYYAHSKNLAQGHTSSSHQVANFSLPPYEPNLLIPVTAAEHIVVTAADSTGSGPTTSFQSSQILNHRSNVLLEPYQKCGVKRKSEEVDSNGSVQIIDERPPLMLQNRTAVGAAATTTTVTTKSSSNGEGDYQLVQHEILCSMTNSYEVLEFLGRGTFGQVAKCWKRSTKEIVAIKILKNHPSYARQGQIEVSILSRLSSENADEYNFVRSYECFQHKNHTCLVFEMLEQNLYDFLKQNKFSPLPLKYIRPILQQVATALMKLKSLGLIHADLKPENIMLVDPVRQPYRVKVIDFGSASHVSKAVCSTYLQSRYYRAPEIILGLPFCEAIDMWSLGCVIAELFLGWPLYPGASEYDQIRYISQTQGLPAEYLLSAGTKTSRFFNRDSDVGYPLWRLKTPEEHEIETGIKSKEARKYIFNCLDDMAQVNMSTDLEGTDMLAEKADRREYIDLLKKMLTIDADKRITPIKTLNHPFATMAHLLDFPHSNHVKSCFQNMEICKRRNNMYDTVNQIKSPFTTHVAPNTSTNLTMSFNNQLNTVHNQASVLASSSSASATLSLANSDVSLLNYQSALYPPSAAPVSGVTQQGVPLQPGATQLCTQTDPFQQTFIVCPPAFQAAGLQATSKHSGFPVRMDSSVPIVPQAPAAQSLQIQSGVLTQGSCTPLMVTTLHPHVATITPQYAVPFTLNCAAGRPALVEQTAAVLAWPGGTQQILLPSAWQQLPGVALHNSVQSTTMIPETIGSNQQLADWRNAHSHGNQYSALMQQPSLLANHVTLAAAQPLNVGVAHVVRQQQNGNVSAKKNKTQQSQNAKTLSALDVIPSQVYSLVGSSPLHPSTSYNTLLPIQEQRQPIVIPDTPSPPVSVITIRSDTDEEEDSKYKPGSSGMKMRSNVISYVTVNDSPDSDSSVGSPYMANHLSSLNGINGVYDIPGNRGTHPQNSSSRTIIVPPLKTQIHGCSLDNQLSAGSLGNTSKAKSSMSSNGQSSGSCISQTGYRSHRVVNGVQPLNLSQNQQSASMGSQERSMNPPPRRQQAYVAPLPSISQAPFTFQHSSPLHSTVHPHLAAAASATSHLTSQPHMYTYAPTSAATLGSTTSIAHLFSPQGSSRHTTYAPHPSTLVHQVPVSVGPSLLTSANVASAQYPHQFATQSYIGASRGSAIYTGYPLSPTNINQYSYL; translated from the exons ATGGCATCACAGCTGCAGGTGTTCTCCCCTCCTTCAGTATCGTCCAGTGCCTTCTCTAGTGCTAAGAAACTCAAAGTTGAGCCTTCTGGCTGGGATGTTACGGGACAGGGTAATAGCAACAAGTATTACGCACACAGCAAAAACCTTGCTCAAGGGCACACAAGTTCCTCTCACCAGGTAGCCAACTTCAGTCTACCCCCCTACGAGCCAAACCTCCTAATCCCAGTCACTGCAGCAGAGCACATTGTGGTAACTGCTGCAGACAGCACAGGTAGCGGACCTACGACTTCCTTCCAGAGCAGCCAGATACTAAACCATAGAAGTAACGTTTTACTGGAACCCTACCAAAAATGTGGAGTGAAAAGAAAAAGTGAGGAGGTGGACAGCAACGGTAGCGTGCAGATTATTGATGAACGGCCACCTCTAATGCTGCAGAACAGAACCGCGGTGGGTGCAGCTGCCACAACCACCACTGTAACCACTAAAAGCAGTTCTAATGGCGAGGGGGATTACCAGCTTGTTCAACATGAAATCCTGTGTTCCATGACCAACAGCTATGAGGTCTTGGAGTTTTTGGGTCGGGGGACATTCGGCCAAGTGGCAAAATGCTGGAAGCGTAGCACAAAAGAAATTGTTGCCATTAAGATCTTAAAGAACCACCCTTCCTATGCTCGACAAGGTCAAATAGAGGTGAGCATCCTCTCACGCCTGAGCAGTGAAAATGCGGACGAGTACAACTTTGTGCGTTCATATGAGTGCTTCCAGCACAAGAACCACACTTGccttgtttttgaaatgttggaaCAGAACCTTTATGACTTCCTCAAGCAAAACAAGTTCAGTCCTCTTCCATTGAAGTACATTAGACCCATCTTACAGCAGGTGGCCACTGCCCTTATGAAGCTAAAAAGTTTAGGGTTAATACACGCGGACTTAAAGCCCGAAAACATAATGCTTGTTGATCCAGTTCGTCAGCCATACAGAGTGAAAGTGATAGACTTTGGTTCTGCCAGTCATGTATCGAAAGCTGTGTGCTCAACCTACTTACAGTCCCGGTACTACAG ggcACCTGAAATAATTCTTGGGTTACCTTTTTGTGAAGCAATAGACATGTGGTCTTTGGGTTGTGTCATAGCTGAGCTGTTCCTTGGATGGCCTCTCTACCCTGGAGCATCAGAGTACGACCAG ATTAGGTACATCTCTCAGACTCAAGGACTTCCTGCTGAATATCTTCTCAGTGCTGGAACAAAGACCTCGAGATTTTTCAATAGGGATTCAGATGTGGGCTATCCATTGTGGAGACTAAAG ACCCCAGAGGAACACGAAATTGAAACTGGAATCAAATCGAAGGAAGCTCGGAAGTATATCTTTAATTGTTTAGATGACATGGCTCAG GTGAATATGTCTACAGACCTGGAAGGCACAGATATGTTGGCCGAGAAGGCAGATAGAAGGGAATATATAGACTTGCTGAAGAAAATGTTGACCATTGATGCAGATAAGCGGATAACTCCCATAAAAACCTTGAACCATCCATTTGCTACCATGGCCCATCTGTTGGATTTCCCTCACAGTAATCA CGTGAAATCATGTTTCCAGAACATGGAGATCTGTAAACGAAGGAACAACATGTATGATACAGTAAACCAGATTAAGAGTCCCTTCACAACCCATGTTGCTCCCAATACAAGCACAAATCTAACGATGAGCTTCAACAATCAGCTCAACACTGTGCACAACCAG GCTAGTGTATTGGCCTCAAGTTCATCAGCCTCTGCTACACTTTCCCTGGCTAATTCAGATGTCTCTTTGCTGAACTATCAGTCAGCACTTTACCCACCATCTGCAGCTCCTGTATCTGGTGTCACACAGCAAGGTGTCCCTCTACAGCCCGGAGCAACTCAACTCTGCACTCAGACGGATCCATTCCAGCAGACGTTTATTGTTTGTCCTCCAGCATTTCAAG CTGCTGGGCTTCAAGCAACTTCCAAGCATTCCGGATTTCCTGTTCGTATGGACAGTAGCGTTCCCATTGTACCACAAGCTCCTGCTGCTCAATCTCTCCAGATACAGTCGGGTGTTCTGACACAG GGAAGCTGTACACCACTAATGGTAACAACTCTTCATCCACACGTAGCAACCATCACGCCGCAGTATGCGGTACCATTTACCTTGAACTGCGCAGCCGGGCGGCCGGCCTTAGTTGAACAGACTGCCGCTGTACTG GCCTGGCCTGGTGGTACACAGCAGATCTTACTGCCATCTGCATGGCAGCAACTTCCTGGTGTGGCCCTTCATAACTCTGTTCAGTCGACAACCATGATTCCTGAAACTATTGGAAGTAACCAGCAGCTTGCAGATTGGAG AAATGCACATTCCCATGGAAACCAATATAGCGCACTGATGCAGCAGCCGTCTTTACTTGCCAACCATGTGACCTTGGCCGCGGCCCAGCCTCTAAACGTGGGGGTTGCGCATGTTGTGCGGCAGCAACAAAATGGAAACGTgtcagcaaagaaaaacaaaacgcAGCAATCACAAAATGCCAA GACCCTATCTGCCTTGGATGTTATCCCATCACAAGTTTATTCACTTGTTGGGAGTAGCCCCCTTCATCCTTCCACTTCATACAACACGCTTCTTCCTATCCAGGAGCAACGCCAACCCATCGTGATTCCAGATACTCCCAGCCCTCCTGTGAGCGTTATCACAATCCGCAGTGACACTGACGAAGAAGAAGATAGCAAGTACAAGCCAGGAAG CTCTGGGATGAAGATGAGATCAAATGTTATAAGTTATGTTACGGTGAATGATTCTCCGGATTCAGACTCCTCTGTCGGTAGTCCATACATGGCCAACCACCTTTCCAGTCTTAATGGCATCAATGGTGTTTATGATATTCCTGGTAACAGAGGCACTCATCCACAGAATTCCAGCTCCCGCACAATTATTGTGCCTCCACTTAAGACTCAGATACATGGTTGCAGCTTGGATAATCAACTGTCAG CAGGTAGTCTTGGCAATACCAGCAAGGCAAAATCTTCCATGTCTTCGAATGGACAATCATCTGGCAGTTGCATTTCTCAGACAGGCTACCGTTCTCATCGTGTGGTAAATGGAGTGCAGCCGCTCAACCTCAGTCAA AACCAGCAATCGGCCTCAATGGGATCCCAAGAGAGAAGCATGAATCCACCTCCTCGAAGGCAACAAGCCTATGTTGCTCCTCTACCATCAATCTCTCAGGCACCATTCACTTTTCAGCACAGCAGCCCCTTGCATTCCACTGTGCACCCCCATCTTGCGGCAGCTGCATCGGCCACCAGCCATCTAACCAGCCAGCCTCACATGTATACCTATGCTCCCACGTCTGCTGCAACCTTGGGTTCAACTACATCTATTGCCCACCTCTTTTCCCCTCAGGGCTCTTCAAGACACACAACTTATGCTCCGCATCCCAGTACTCTCGTGCATCAGGTCCCAGTCAGTGTGGGCCCAAGCTTACTTACCTCTGCCAATGTGGCTTCTGCACAGTATCCACACCAGTTTGCCACCCAGTCATATATTGGTGCATCAAGGGGTTCTGCAATCTACAC
- the HIPK1 gene encoding homeodomain-interacting protein kinase 1 isoform X8 encodes MASQLQVFSPPSVSSSAFSSAKKLKVEPSGWDVTGQGNSNKYYAHSKNLAQGHTSSSHQVANFSLPPYEPNLLIPVTAAEHIVVTAADSTGSGPTTSFQSSQILNHRSNVLLEPYQKCGVKRKSEEVDSNGSVQIIDERPPLMLQNRTAVGAAATTTTVTTKSSSNGEGDYQLVQHEILCSMTNSYEVLEFLGRGTFGQVAKCWKRSTKEIVAIKILKNHPSYARQGQIEVSILSRLSSENADEYNFVRSYECFQHKNHTCLVFEMLEQNLYDFLKQNKFSPLPLKYIRPILQQVATALMKLKSLGLIHADLKPENIMLVDPVRQPYRVKVIDFGSASHVSKAVCSTYLQSRYYRAPEIILGLPFCEAIDMWSLGCVIAELFLGWPLYPGASEYDQIRYISQTQGLPAEYLLSAGTKTSRFFNRDSDVGYPLWRLKTPEEHEIETGIKSKEARKYIFNCLDDMAQVNMSTDLEGTDMLAEKADRREYIDLLKKMLTIDADKRITPIKTLNHPFATMAHLLDFPHSNHVKSCFQNMEICKRRNNMYDTVNQIKSPFTTHVAPNTSTNLTMSFNNQLNTVHNQASVLASSSSASATLSLANSDVSLLNYQSALYPPSAAPVSGVTQQGVPLQPGATQLCTQTDPFQQTFIVCPPAFQAAGLQATSKHSGFPVRMDSSVPIVPQAPAAQSLQIQSGVLTQQAWPGGTQQILLPSAWQQLPGVALHNSVQSTTMIPETIGSNQQLADWRNAHSHGNQYSALMQQPSLLANHVTLAAAQPLNVGVAHVVRQQQNGNVSAKKNKTQQSQNAKTLSALDVIPSQVYSLVGSSPLHPSTSYNTLLPIQEQRQPIVIPDTPSPPVSVITIRSDTDEEEDSKYKPGSSGMKMRSNVISYVTVNDSPDSDSSVGSPYMANHLSSLNGINGVYDIPGNRGTHPQNSSSRTIIVPPLKTQIHGCSLDNQLSGSLGNTSKAKSSMSSNGQSSGSCISQTGYRSHRVVNGVQPLNLSQNQQSASMGSQERSMNPPPRRQQAYVAPLPSISQAPFTFQHSSPLHSTVHPHLAAAASATSHLTSQPHMYTYAPTSAATLGSTTSIAHLFSPQGSSRHTTYAPHPSTLVHQVPVSVGPSLLTSANVASAQYPHQFATQSYIGASRGSAIYTGYPLSPTNINQYSYL; translated from the exons ATGGCATCACAGCTGCAGGTGTTCTCCCCTCCTTCAGTATCGTCCAGTGCCTTCTCTAGTGCTAAGAAACTCAAAGTTGAGCCTTCTGGCTGGGATGTTACGGGACAGGGTAATAGCAACAAGTATTACGCACACAGCAAAAACCTTGCTCAAGGGCACACAAGTTCCTCTCACCAGGTAGCCAACTTCAGTCTACCCCCCTACGAGCCAAACCTCCTAATCCCAGTCACTGCAGCAGAGCACATTGTGGTAACTGCTGCAGACAGCACAGGTAGCGGACCTACGACTTCCTTCCAGAGCAGCCAGATACTAAACCATAGAAGTAACGTTTTACTGGAACCCTACCAAAAATGTGGAGTGAAAAGAAAAAGTGAGGAGGTGGACAGCAACGGTAGCGTGCAGATTATTGATGAACGGCCACCTCTAATGCTGCAGAACAGAACCGCGGTGGGTGCAGCTGCCACAACCACCACTGTAACCACTAAAAGCAGTTCTAATGGCGAGGGGGATTACCAGCTTGTTCAACATGAAATCCTGTGTTCCATGACCAACAGCTATGAGGTCTTGGAGTTTTTGGGTCGGGGGACATTCGGCCAAGTGGCAAAATGCTGGAAGCGTAGCACAAAAGAAATTGTTGCCATTAAGATCTTAAAGAACCACCCTTCCTATGCTCGACAAGGTCAAATAGAGGTGAGCATCCTCTCACGCCTGAGCAGTGAAAATGCGGACGAGTACAACTTTGTGCGTTCATATGAGTGCTTCCAGCACAAGAACCACACTTGccttgtttttgaaatgttggaaCAGAACCTTTATGACTTCCTCAAGCAAAACAAGTTCAGTCCTCTTCCATTGAAGTACATTAGACCCATCTTACAGCAGGTGGCCACTGCCCTTATGAAGCTAAAAAGTTTAGGGTTAATACACGCGGACTTAAAGCCCGAAAACATAATGCTTGTTGATCCAGTTCGTCAGCCATACAGAGTGAAAGTGATAGACTTTGGTTCTGCCAGTCATGTATCGAAAGCTGTGTGCTCAACCTACTTACAGTCCCGGTACTACAG ggcACCTGAAATAATTCTTGGGTTACCTTTTTGTGAAGCAATAGACATGTGGTCTTTGGGTTGTGTCATAGCTGAGCTGTTCCTTGGATGGCCTCTCTACCCTGGAGCATCAGAGTACGACCAG ATTAGGTACATCTCTCAGACTCAAGGACTTCCTGCTGAATATCTTCTCAGTGCTGGAACAAAGACCTCGAGATTTTTCAATAGGGATTCAGATGTGGGCTATCCATTGTGGAGACTAAAG ACCCCAGAGGAACACGAAATTGAAACTGGAATCAAATCGAAGGAAGCTCGGAAGTATATCTTTAATTGTTTAGATGACATGGCTCAG GTGAATATGTCTACAGACCTGGAAGGCACAGATATGTTGGCCGAGAAGGCAGATAGAAGGGAATATATAGACTTGCTGAAGAAAATGTTGACCATTGATGCAGATAAGCGGATAACTCCCATAAAAACCTTGAACCATCCATTTGCTACCATGGCCCATCTGTTGGATTTCCCTCACAGTAATCA CGTGAAATCATGTTTCCAGAACATGGAGATCTGTAAACGAAGGAACAACATGTATGATACAGTAAACCAGATTAAGAGTCCCTTCACAACCCATGTTGCTCCCAATACAAGCACAAATCTAACGATGAGCTTCAACAATCAGCTCAACACTGTGCACAACCAG GCTAGTGTATTGGCCTCAAGTTCATCAGCCTCTGCTACACTTTCCCTGGCTAATTCAGATGTCTCTTTGCTGAACTATCAGTCAGCACTTTACCCACCATCTGCAGCTCCTGTATCTGGTGTCACACAGCAAGGTGTCCCTCTACAGCCCGGAGCAACTCAACTCTGCACTCAGACGGATCCATTCCAGCAGACGTTTATTGTTTGTCCTCCAGCATTTCAAG CTGCTGGGCTTCAAGCAACTTCCAAGCATTCCGGATTTCCTGTTCGTATGGACAGTAGCGTTCCCATTGTACCACAAGCTCCTGCTGCTCAATCTCTCCAGATACAGTCGGGTGTTCTGACACAG CAGGCCTGGCCTGGTGGTACACAGCAGATCTTACTGCCATCTGCATGGCAGCAACTTCCTGGTGTGGCCCTTCATAACTCTGTTCAGTCGACAACCATGATTCCTGAAACTATTGGAAGTAACCAGCAGCTTGCAGATTGGAG AAATGCACATTCCCATGGAAACCAATATAGCGCACTGATGCAGCAGCCGTCTTTACTTGCCAACCATGTGACCTTGGCCGCGGCCCAGCCTCTAAACGTGGGGGTTGCGCATGTTGTGCGGCAGCAACAAAATGGAAACGTgtcagcaaagaaaaacaaaacgcAGCAATCACAAAATGCCAA GACCCTATCTGCCTTGGATGTTATCCCATCACAAGTTTATTCACTTGTTGGGAGTAGCCCCCTTCATCCTTCCACTTCATACAACACGCTTCTTCCTATCCAGGAGCAACGCCAACCCATCGTGATTCCAGATACTCCCAGCCCTCCTGTGAGCGTTATCACAATCCGCAGTGACACTGACGAAGAAGAAGATAGCAAGTACAAGCCAGGAAG CTCTGGGATGAAGATGAGATCAAATGTTATAAGTTATGTTACGGTGAATGATTCTCCGGATTCAGACTCCTCTGTCGGTAGTCCATACATGGCCAACCACCTTTCCAGTCTTAATGGCATCAATGGTGTTTATGATATTCCTGGTAACAGAGGCACTCATCCACAGAATTCCAGCTCCCGCACAATTATTGTGCCTCCACTTAAGACTCAGATACATGGTTGCAGCTTGGATAATCAACTGTCAG GTAGTCTTGGCAATACCAGCAAGGCAAAATCTTCCATGTCTTCGAATGGACAATCATCTGGCAGTTGCATTTCTCAGACAGGCTACCGTTCTCATCGTGTGGTAAATGGAGTGCAGCCGCTCAACCTCAGTCAA AACCAGCAATCGGCCTCAATGGGATCCCAAGAGAGAAGCATGAATCCACCTCCTCGAAGGCAACAAGCCTATGTTGCTCCTCTACCATCAATCTCTCAGGCACCATTCACTTTTCAGCACAGCAGCCCCTTGCATTCCACTGTGCACCCCCATCTTGCGGCAGCTGCATCGGCCACCAGCCATCTAACCAGCCAGCCTCACATGTATACCTATGCTCCCACGTCTGCTGCAACCTTGGGTTCAACTACATCTATTGCCCACCTCTTTTCCCCTCAGGGCTCTTCAAGACACACAACTTATGCTCCGCATCCCAGTACTCTCGTGCATCAGGTCCCAGTCAGTGTGGGCCCAAGCTTACTTACCTCTGCCAATGTGGCTTCTGCACAGTATCCACACCAGTTTGCCACCCAGTCATATATTGGTGCATCAAGGGGTTCTGCAATCTACAC